Part of the Prionailurus bengalensis isolate Pbe53 chromosome B3, Fcat_Pben_1.1_paternal_pri, whole genome shotgun sequence genome is shown below.
TCAACAGGAAAACCTAGTTAAGTCCCAGGAAATATACAGAGTACCAAAATTCTTGAGATAGTTCAGGAATCCCCTAAGCAGCTACGGGCTATCTTTAAAAAGTATCGCTGAGATCTAAGGCTCCCACTCGTCTCTGTCTAACCTGTCCCATGTTGTCTCCTCCATAGGTCACTTTCCCATCCAACCTTCATGACTCTTCCCTGAAactcacacaggtgccccacaaggTCATCTGGTCCTCCATCTTGGTGAATCCCTAAAGTGGCTTAAAAAACTTATGGACCTCACTGACCGATTAGTTCTCCACTGCTCCTTTCCACAATGATTAAAACATTGTTCCTCAATGCACTGGATACTCTACAAAAAATGAATCCCCCAGCAGACCTCAGGAGATGGCCATCCAACAGTGCAGATTCCAAACTGGCCACCCATGGGGCCAACTGGATAGTGTCCTGAAGTCCTGAGCACATCAGCCTGGAGGGCAGTGCCCGGGCTCTGGCCTCTGTGTCCCAGCTCCTTTACCTGCTGAAAGTAGCTAAAGGCTCCAGCCACCGTCTGGGGGTCAGAGAGCTGTAGCTGCCTGGCAAACTCCTCCTGGCTGATCATTCGACTCCGGCCTGGCTCTGCCCCAGCGTCCACATGGCCAGGGGACAGCCTACAACAGAATTGTTGAAGGCAGACAGCTTACTCATCTTCTTCCTGGACACACGACCTTGGCCGCAGCCCTCCCACCACAAACATATCTGGTGTTTTTCTAAGATGTATTCTCACTCACAGTCCGTTGAGAGCCATTCCTCCTTTCCTCACTGGGGTTATTAAATATCTTTCCCTTACTTTTTACCAATTCTTTTACTccattatcttaaaaaaaattcttctaccttccctcttatttattattattttttaaaagattttccttccttgggcgcctgggtggctcttttggttgagcatctgattcttgattttggctcaggtcatgatctcattgttgtgggaatgagccctgagtcaggctgagtgtggagtctgcttgggattctctctctctttctctctctctctcactctctctcaaaataaatacataaactaaaaaaaaaaaaaaaaaaaaaaaaaaaaaaaaaaaaaaaaaaaaaaaaagactttccttcttcccatttctccctcttcttttttctctatctATAAGTGACACTGACCATACTCTTATGTTCAAGGTCACTTACCCAGCCTTCCGAAGCACTTTTCCCAGTTCCCAGAGCTGTGGCTCCAGTGCTACCTTCAGCCGGCCCACCACGATCACAGGCAAGCTCCCTACAAACTCACACTCAGTGGCTGGAATGCCCAGGGCCCTAGAGGATGAAGAGTGATGGAATGGAGGGGGAGCAAGGAAGAAGACTCTTCTGAGGGGTCACTACCGAGTCTGAGCTGCTGAACAGGGAGAGGAGACCAGGCCCCTTTAACCGCCCCCCATCCCAAGTATCAACCGTTCAGAGTCCATCCCACTGCCCACTCCCCCATCTTTTCCTTGGAACCTCAGCCCTCCACCCCTCTTGTGGTTCCTATGCCCTGTGTATCTGCTCCAGGAAATATTTTGTGGGTAACTCACTGTGCCATAACCCTCTGGACATTGTTGGCATAGAGGGTGGGGTTCCTGCTTTCCTCTGGGCTGGGGTGGTACACAGGGAGGAACTgaaagacaccacacacacacacacacacacacacacacacacacatcaggacCTCAAAGCGATGGGTGACCACTCCCACTCTCATCCCCTTCGGCCGATGCCCATTCCCCTATCCCACCCATGGTGGTAGTAGGGGGGGTAGGGGATGTCATACCTCCACGTCCACGATGCTGCAGGGCTGAGAGGCTGTGAGCCAGAGGACTTTAAGTCTAAGAGAAGAGAGACCTCAGATGCTCACCAATCTCTAACTAGGGGTCTTCCCACCCTGAGGAGGGGAGTGGGAAAGTTCTGCCTATTCATATAAAAACAGACTCCTAACCACACAGTCAGCTGGATGAATATGCAGtagggagacagaggaaagggCCAGAAGGtggtagggaaagagagagcgcCAGCAGGCATATGCCTGAGGAAGAGCTGCTGGAAGAGGTGTGAGTGACTGCACAAAAGGTGAAGCACACCTGCTGGTTTTCAGGAAGGGATGGCTGATGGAGAAGATCACTTAGAAACATAGGACAGGAAGTTAAAAGGAGCTGTAATCACAGCAGGAATGATTAGGTGGGATGGCTGAAAGCACTTCCAGGTTATACCTGGAGATCAGAACAAAACAGGGAAATGGGCACGCCCTTCTCTAGAGTTCTCTCAATCTGAGAATGAAGAAGGTCCATTGGCCTTATCTGGAGATTGGAAGGCAGGCCAGGAATTCTCTGAtgggccctgctccccaccctcaccccaggaACCAACACCAAGACTTACACTCCAGGGCCCCTCCATGCCCAGCTGGTGGTGTCCTACAGGAGAAGCAGAGGTGAGGGAAGAAAGGcattccttttcttccctgggAGCTGGCCCATTCTCTTTGGGCAgaggccccgccccagccccacaTGCACATCCCACCATGACACTCGGAAGTTTTCACTGATTCCCATTTAGGGTGGATTTGTGCACCCCACCCTCCATTCTTAGACTCAGACTCACCAGACTGTTGGGGTATCGGATGAGGACAGGTTGCACAGGAACCCCTGCGATGAAGGCTCCTGAATCCcatttccaccccccacccccccaggcagAGGTTAGTTCATTCAGATAGCTAGAAGGCATGAAGTGTTGGGGTCTGGGACAGGTCTGAAATAACACCTGGCCTTGCTCCATTTCATTGATAAGTTTCTTTCTGACTCCTGGAGACTTTTCAGGGTTAGTTAGGAAGTCTCCCatctctcttccctgccatcccaCTCCACTTCTTGGGTTGGTCCAGACTCTGTAAATCTGGGGCTACTTTTTTTCCTACCACCCTATCACCCACTATCATTTATTCACCTGGTTTGAATTTAAGCAAAGCCTTCTTGTTGGAACAGGTGCCCTCAGGAAAGAATAgtacctgggggaaaaaaacaagggaTCAGAATGAGGAGGGGTAGCTTGAAGGGGCGAGAGGAGAGAGAAGTCTCTTTGGGAGTATATAAAAGGCCAGAAGCTCTTGAGACCCTTACCCACCTGGGGCCACTTGCCTCCTGAGGTAGCCCGCCTTCGGACCTCCTCCACTACTCTGCGCCGAGAAGCCGGGTCGTGCCGGGATACTAAGATGGCTTGGTTGAAGCGAAGAAGGGCTGGGATCCAGACAGGATACAAGGAATCATTTGGTTCCTTCCCAGGGGCATTTACACCTGCACCCTCCACTCCCTCAACAGTATGGAGATGCTTCTCAGTTGTCTCTTTGCCACAGGGACACTCCTTTTATTGCATACTGTCCTTTAGGGAACTGATCAGAGATCCCTCCAACCCTCTAAGCACCAGCCCTCAGCATCTAAGAGGTTGGCTCACAAAAGGTGTCCATTTGAATCTCATTGGCCAGCATCAGTCCGTATCCCTTCTaacttctcccttccccctggaGGCCAGTTCTCTCCACAGCATCTCTGATTCTTGCCTTTTTTGCTCAGAGTGGTCATCTCTCCCCTTTACCCCTGTTATTAAACTCTCTCACCTCCAATGACAGGCACAGAAAGGTTCTCGGCACGGGACACAACCTTGGGCAGGTCACAGGGCAGCAGGACAATGGGGTCGAAGAAAGTAGAGTGGGGAGCGGCAACGAGGACAGGGGCTTGAAGGCGAGAGGCCCGCTGGCCCCGAACTCGAATTCGAAGGAAGCCCAGCAGGAAAAAGAGCAGGCGGCTG
Proteins encoded:
- the LPCAT4 gene encoding lysophospholipid acyltransferase LPCAT4 isoform X2 — encoded protein: MSQGSPGDWAPLDPTPGPPTPPNPFVHELHLSRLQRVKFCLLGALLAPIRVLLAFIVLFLLWPFAWLQVAGLTEEQLQEPITGWRKTVCHNGVLGLSRLLFFLLGFLRIRVRGQRASRLQAPVLVAAPHSTFFDPIVLLPCDLPKVVSRAENLSVPVIGALLRFNQAILVSRHDPASRRRVVEEVRRRATSGGKWPQVLFFPEGTCSNKKALLKFKPGVPVQPVLIRYPNSLDTTSWAWRGPGVLKVLWLTASQPCSIVDVEFLPVYHPSPEESRNPTLYANNVQRVMAQALGIPATECEFVGSLPVIVVGRLKVALEPQLWELGKVLRKAGLSPGHVDAGAEPGRSRMISQEEFARQLQLSDPQTVAGAFSYFQQDAKGLVDFRDVALALAALDGGRSLEELTRLAFELFAEEQVEAPDRLLYKDGFSTILHLLLGSPRPAAATLHAELCQGGPHQGLSLCQFQDFSLHDPLHGKLFSTYLRPSQKPHASSPGTPTALANGTVQAPKQKGD
- the LPCAT4 gene encoding lysophospholipid acyltransferase LPCAT4 isoform X1; translation: MSQGSPGDWAPLDPTPGPPTPPNPFVHELHLSRLQRVKFCLLGALLAPIRVLLAFIVLFLLWPFAWLQVAGLTEEQLQEPITGWRKTVCHNGVLGLSRLLFFLLGFLRIRVRGQRASRLQAPVLVAAPHSTFFDPIVLLPCDLPKVVSRAENLSVPVIGALLRFNQAILVSRHDPASRRRVVEEVRRRATSGGKWPQVLFFPEGTCSNKKALLKFKPGAFIAGVPVQPVLIRYPNSLDTTSWAWRGPGVLKVLWLTASQPCSIVDVEFLPVYHPSPEESRNPTLYANNVQRVMAQALGIPATECEFVGSLPVIVVGRLKVALEPQLWELGKVLRKAGLSPGHVDAGAEPGRSRMISQEEFARQLQLSDPQTVAGAFSYFQQDAKGLVDFRDVALALAALDGGRSLEELTRLAFELFAEEQVEAPDRLLYKDGFSTILHLLLGSPRPAAATLHAELCQGGPHQGLSLCQFQDFSLHDPLHGKLFSTYLRPSQKPHASSPGTPTALANGTVQAPKQKGD